CCTAAACCGTCGTATGATATGGCGCTGGAACCAATGCCTACACCTCCTGTAGTACTTGTTAGCCTGTCTAAACCGTCATAGGTTAAATTGGATAAACTATAAATGCCGGAATCTTTAGGATTAGTAATTGAGGTGACGTTTAAGTTATTGTCATACTCATAATCCAAATTTACAATACTGTTGTCTATACCGCAAACGGGTTCAGTACCCGTATAATCTAAAATACAAGACGGGATGTTGCGTGTGTTCAAAGTGGTTTTGTGTATAACCCCGTTACCATATTCAAAAGAATCAATGATGCCATTTGGATGGTAAGTAGCTTTGTTCTGCCCACCTTTAACAAATATATCTGTTGTGGTATCGGAATAATTCCTGATAGCCTGTGTTGGATGGCCAAAGGAATTTGGTAAGAGTTCTACCGCAGGAAGTCCATCAGGATATGACATGCTAGATAAATGTGCGAGTTTATTATATTCATAATCCAGTACCATTATCTTATTATCGACCGCCAGTGTTTCGTCTTCAAGTAAGTTCATTGAGTTGTAATTATAACTTTGAGTGTACTCTGTGGAGCTAATGGTCTTGATATTGCCGTTATTATCGTATGAAAAAGTGCGGGTAGGTGTGCCATCCCCGTAAGCGATAGTGTGCTGGCTACCCAAATTATCATATGTGTAAGTGACTTTTTCCACTGCACTTGCCGTGGTATTACAGCTTGTATTGTTTGACGCAATCTGACCTTGAGCCATCCATTCAATTTCACCAATGTTATTGCGTTTATAAACGACTGTACCGGTATCGCTTCTCTTGATCTGACAGAGGTGCTTCTGGCTGTCGTAAGCTCTATATTCAATTTGATCGGCATTGTAGCCACCTGAGCTACTTTGTTGTTTAATCGACTGGATGTTACCGAAAATATCAACATCAATATCTGTAGTTACGTCTTCGGGTGAAGCTATCTTCGTGGCCTGATTATAAGTTGGCTCCCCGAATGCTCGAAATGTTGTGGTGGTCTCATTACTCAGCGCATCTGTAACTTTAATCTTGTTGCCGCTAAGGTAGTCGTAAGCTATTGTACCGCCACCTGTGGTTACGACAGTATCCAGCCTTCCTAGGCCATCGTAGGTGTAGGAGGTACCGCTGCTTTCTGTTGGTGAAGTTGAAGGAAAAGACTCGAACGTTAGGTTTCCATTACTATCGTAGTTTCTGTTGACATAAACGCTGTTTGTGTCATCGGAAGTTTCAAGTAAGAGAGGACGAAGCAGACCGTCATATGTCGTAGTGCTGGTGTGCAAGGGGGTATCCTGGCAAGCGTTTTTAGTAGAGGTCAAGGTACAATGATGTTCTTTTTTTACTGGCAGGTCGTTATTAGCGCCGCCATTAAATGACCAGGATATATATATATCTGAAAATGCGCTATCTGCCGGATCAAGATATTTCAGACGACCGGTTTCGTCATAGCCATAGTTAATGATGTTACCGTTTAAATCCGTTGTCTGTGTCACCCATCCGCTGTTGTTTACGACCTTTGATTGGGACATTGTAGATGAACTCAGTCTTGACGGCAGCGACATGTTTTGTGCAATACCGCGTTTGTAGCTGGTATATTCTGTAAATCGGTTGCCCGTGCCTGTTGTCAGTGCAATGTTAGATTCGACTTTTTTGATATTGCCATCGCTCAGGTAAGACGCAAACCGCTCCGTCCATGTGCCAAAATTGTGTTGTTCATAGGGTAATTTTTGTGCCGCAGTTGTATTGGGAAAATTGCTGGCTGGAACATCTGAATAGACAATTTTACTCGTTTCGGTGTAACTACTGTCTTTATCGCTAATCTCAATCGTGGTGGGTAAGTTTAATACCCAGTTATCTTGATCATGTATATAGCCCTTTTGGGTAAAGTAATTGCCGCTTGGTCCTGTCTCTTTGATTTTGGTCACTTGGCCATAATCATTGTACTCCAGGTATTCAGTTTTATAGGTGGTGCCATCTTGCACAGTAGTTTTTTCTTTCAAGAAAGAGCGAGTTATAATGTTTTCCCAGTCGATCGAATGATCATAGTCCCAAGGATCTCTTTCAGTCTCCAGCAAATTGTTTATCAGTTTGGGCGCCTTAAGGCCACTATATTCTTTCTTGTAATCATAGTTTGTGGTACTCAACAACACACCTGCAGCAGAATAGGTTGTTTCTTGTTCAAGTTTGCCGTATCGCCAACCTTTTTGAATGGTATACATTTTAACGCTGGTATGGGTTGGATAGGTCTCAGTAACCGTACTAAACTTACTGTGTCCATTTGGATTGTCCTCCTTAAAATCATAGCTAATCTGATAATTTGGATTGAATGCCTGCATCGACTTTACGGTCACGAGCGGGGCTTTGCAGAGATTCACATCACCGGGTTGTATTTCCCAGGCTGGCTTGTGTTTGTAACAGTTATATATATTTTCACTAAAGTCTCGAACTTCAGTGGTTGCTAGCCGGTATACGGTTTTGTAGCCCATTGGGTTGGTAATTTCGTAGTTCCATTCCAGTGTGGAGTTCGTTGAGGGGCGTGAAATGGCTTGGGGTAGTTCGCTATTGATTTGCCATTTAGAACCGTCGGGATAAATCACGCTTGTTAAGGTTCCCAAATCAACTACGCTATCTTCTAACACCGGAAGAGTTGAATTCCAGTGAGGGTAAAAAACAAGTGCACCACCACCGTGCTGTATTTCCCTAGAGTACTTATATTCAATGGTTTTACCGTTATAGTGAATTTTCTTAATCCTTGCGTGGGGACTGCTTGCAAATAAGGCTGCCATGTCCTCATCCGGGTAGGAAATAGGGTCAATGTAATCATATTCAAATGTTACATTGATGCCATCGCTGGACGTAATTGCGTTAACTCGACCAAAATCGTCATAGTCAAAAATAGTAGTGTTACCAAACCGGTCTTTTATCTCTGTAACTAATGCGGCGCTGATAGTAGGTGTTTGTCCAAAAAAGAGTTTATGAACCTCTGGTTGGTAAACAGGATTTCTTGCTACTGCCCATTGAGTTAGCTGGCTGAAAGTATAGATACTGCCATCTGGAGAATATCCGATAATTTTGCAGCCTTCGCCAAGCGGATCAACCTTGAACTTCCAATTTGACTGTGTGTGATAGCTTTTCTGACTCGAAGTAGGGCCAAATTCAATCGTCATAGCATATTTGTCAAACATCTCTTGAGTGACAGTACCACCACTTTTGGAAGGCTCATTGAATTGGATTATGGGATGGTTTACTCCAGATATTTGTAAACTGAGGGCTGTGCCAGTTAACGATGAGCCCTCTTCAAATGGTCCATCAGGGAAAAGAAGCTGTTGGTCACAGGTGAATCTGGGATCAAATCCAGTAATATGAGGGATGTTGAGATTCCAATCTCCCATCAGTTGTAGCCCCGAATATACTTGGCTGCGCTGAGTCCCACCTAATACTTTTTGTTTACCTGCATCAAAAGCAATCGCAATACCTTTTGCATAGCTGCGGCTTAACACTAAATCTAAAGTGCTATTGCTGGTTAGTTCAAGGTCTGTGTGGGTAACAGAAAACTCTGCATAGGGACCTGATATGGAAACACCGTTGGTCGCATTTATCTCTGTCGATTTATAATTTGCATGATTGAGTTCTTGACTATTTTGGAGCGCTTCTTCGCTCGTGGTTTCCGTATTTATCTCAGCGAAGGCAGGTATAGCGCATAATGGAAACAATAGTAGTGCTATTAATTTCATTTGTTGCGATAAGCTTTTATTGCAACAATTGATTATTTTCTGAAATGGTATTTTGTTCTTCACGGTTCGCAGCGCTTCAACATTTTGTATTTTTGGAAAGATTCTTTTTGCATTCAGTTTATTGATATTCATTCGTTCAATGTCCTTTAACCCTCGGTCTCAGCCACTGGCGAGTCCAATAAATCTGTGTGAATAAAGATGATTCGGCGCTTATTTGATTCGAGTATCACTTCATATGAGCCGCCTTTGTTTTCTATTGTAACCACCACATTATTACCAGAATCGAGCAATCGAAAATCTTCCATTGCATCGTCAGTAAACTGGCCAAAAATTCGGGTATAATCGCTAGCTGATAGTGACAATGCATCCCATTCGGCTTGGGTCAACTCTGATGCCGTCCAGACATCATTCGTGTTTGTCAATTTTAGGCGTTTGTAATTGTGAGCTGCCGTAAGCTGAACATAAAGATTACCTGAGGCATCCTCAAAAACAGTTACGTGATTACTTACAACAAAAGAAACCTGCTCTATCACCTCTTCCTTATCAATGCCTGTACCACTAACCACTTTAGTTTGTAATGTATAATTACCCGGAGTCAGCAAGCCAAAATTATGGGCGTAATAACTGTCAGAAAGCGTCGCAGCTTGCCATATGGTGCCAGTGTTGCTGGTCAAGCCAAAGTCAACACTTTCAACAGTGGTCTCTTCGGCCATTGTTACCCGGCTGCGGGCAACAAAATTCAGTTGAGAGAAAATGATCGGATCCTGGCTATTAACACCTTCATAATTAATCCTGACCATGCTGGCTTTTTCGACATTGCTCGCTAGACAGGCATTTGCAGATTCCACTTCAATGGGCTGGTTTTGCTCGTTGGCGATGGTCAGCAACTCATAAAGGCCATCTGTGGCGGTCGTTGATACTGCCCAATTATAAGTGGTATTAGTGGCACAACCCGGAGAGACATTAGATTTTGCTTCTTCAGTGGAGAATGTCAGTACATCACCACTAATGTTCCAGGCGGTTATTTTACCCGCAGCAAACACAGGTAGACTAACCAAACTTAGAGCCAGTGTAGTGCAAGTACCAATTAAATAATTATGTAGAAAGTTTTTCATGGCTGGTTCACATTTTTATGATTGATAAAGTCAGGAGTTAAGTGTTGGATCGTTAATGACAGTTGGTGACGAGTTGTTCTAAAGCACCAACTGTTGGGTAAAGTAGAATATTTCATTTTTTAGAAGTTTTGTTATTTTCAGCCGTTTTTTGTATGAACTTGCCGCGGCTATAGCTGTAGATACGGGCAAGTAAAACATCTTTTTGTGGTTGTTTCCTAGATAGTAAATTGAACTACTATTGCAAAAAAGTCAGGGGATGAGGGGATATGATTGAAAGTTTTGTAATCGCATCTACTCACGATTTGCTACAGTCTAAGCAAACAGTAAGTTTTTCCTGTTATCCTGTAATTTTGTCGATTCTGGCCTCTTGGCTAGTTTACCATTTCTTGAGTAAACCGGCGCATATACGACAGTTCTAATTTTACATTGTTTATGATTTGAAATACAAGGTAAACAATATGTTGCCGTATATGAATTTTATTTTAAATCGTTAGATACTCTTAACAATTTAGTGCTGGTATAAGAATAAAGTTACTTAAAATGCTACAAATTTATTGTGTCGCTATAGCTTTTCGATAAAGAAAAAGGCAGTGTTTTCAGCACCGCCTTTGGGTTCTTAGCTATCACTTAAAGTTAGAACAAATTAATTAGTGGCAAATAACTTCTGCTGCCCTGTATTAAAGCTCGACAACTGCCCGCAGTCGAGTTTGTAAATATGATCGGCGCAGTCAAAGTAATGATCATCATGGCTGATGGCGATAATGGTTTTACCCGCCTGTTTTAGCTCAGGCAGTATCTCCCGGTAGAAGACTTCCCTGAATACCGGATCCTGATCCGCCGCCCATTCATCCAGCAAGAGCACCTGCCGGTCTTCCATGTAGAGCAGCATTAACGCCAGGCGTTTTCTCTGTCCCTGTGACAAGGCGGTGGTGGACAACTGGCCCTTGTCTACGGATACCTTGTGGTCTATCGCCAGGCGTTTCAGGTAATAGTCGATTTTCGGGTGATCGTCACTGTTGCCCTGTTCGTCGATAACCTCGTTAAACAAAAAGAAGTTAGGGAAGATGGCAGAGAAGCAGCCGCGCAATTCACCGGCATTGTCTGTGCTGACCGGCTTATTATTCAGTAACACTTCACCGCTGGTGGGCTGGTATAAACCTGTCAGTATTTTCGCCAGGGTTGATTTACCGCTGCCGTTGCCTCCTACCAGGAAAATCAGTTCACCGGCATTGATATTCAGGTTGACGGCGCCAAGGCAAAAACCGGCTTCGTCGTCCTGGGCCGGATATTGGTATACGGCGTCTTTTAATGCCAGCGACTGGAATTTTGGCGTTGCCTGCTTGTCCCGGGTGGGCAGTTCGTCCCTGTCTTCAAGGGTCAGGCGGTTTATGGCCGCCAGCGCCACTTTACCTTTCAGGACCGCGGGAATGCTGTCAAGCACCATGGAAATCGGCGTACGCAAGAACATGATGGCGAGGATATAAGCAACCACGGTTTCCTGTGTTACCGAGGGGAACTGCATTCCGGCGAAGAAAATAACCCCCATCAGGGTGAATACCAGCAAGGTGGTCCAGTTCAGGTTTAACGCCCATAAAACTTCGGATTTTACCGACTCGTCGCGAGAGGCTTTTGCGGTAGGTATCAGTTGCTGTTCCAGCAGGAAACGGCGGCGGTTGCTGTTTAATGCCAGTTCATTGCGTCCTTCCACTACGGCTTCGTACTGCTGGAACAGGTCTTCGTCGATATGGCGGATGCGGGTGAGCATCTTCTGCAAACTGGCGGTCAGTTTGGCATCGCTCCATACCCCGATTACCACCACCAGGGCGACGAAGGCAAATAACAGCGGCGACAACCAGCACAGGTAGATAAGGCCCGCGATAACCAGCAGGCTGTTATAGATGGCCACCGGCAGTTGCTTGGTGGCATTGGACAGCATAGTCACGTCCCGGGTGAGAACATTGTATATTGCCGGTCCCCCCAGTTGTTCCTGCCTTTCTATGCTGGTGTTGAGGATACGGGCCACCAGGCTCTTGCGCAGCCGGTAGACCATGGTATAGCCGATTTTTACCAGCAATACCTGGGACCAGATGCTGCTGCCCAGCAAGAGCACCAGCAAGCCGATATAGGCGGTCACGCCCAGGGTAAAGTCCGGCAGGCCGTTGCCCAGGGCGTAGTTGATGCCGCCGATGATGGCGACACCGGTGGCGGCACTGACGGCGCTGGCGAGAATCGCCAGCGCTATACTGTACTTGGATTTTTGTAACAGTTGTTTTGCTATATTCATGAGATTGTTTCTGCTTGTGCTGTGATCTGCTCTGGCTCCGCCTTGTCTGCCGGGCTTTGTCCGTTCAGAGCCTGGATATTAAGCCTGAACTGGCTCAGCAGATCTTTGTGGGCCAATATCGAGTGGTGATCGGCATCGATTTCCCAGCCCTGCATGCCCGAGCTGGTATATGCCTGCCAGGTATTTAGCGGCGCTTTATGGGTATTGCCCCGCCACACCCACAGCGGCGTTGAGATCACGGGGATCTCGGCCTGGTAGAAGTGTTGTTTCAAACACCAGCGCATCATAAATTGCTGCTCCAGCTCCTGCGTCGAAATGTCTGAGGAGATCAGCCGGGCCGTTAACGGGTGCTGTAATAGCTGCTGCATGGCTTCTTGGTAGCTGCCTGCCAGTTCCGAGGTGATTCCGGTGAAGTCTTGCTCCGGCAAGTCAATGCTTTCTGCCGCCAGGTAGTCGCTGAAATCGCTGATCAGCTGGCTGGCGTCATCGCTGACATTAAGGGTTTGTGTCGGATCATAATCTATGACGGCTACTGTGCTGACGGTAAAGCCGAGGGCTTTCATTTTATCCGCCAGCAGTACCATATGTCTGCCTGCCAGGCTCCAGCCCGCCAGGATCAGCTTGCGAGATTTCAGCGGCAACAAGTGCTTAATATAATCATCAAGCAGTTGCTCCAGCTGGCCCGATGCCGTGTTCAGGATGCGTTGGGGATCCGGGAACAGGCCGTAAACATCGGTTTCGTTTTTAAGGCCGTTTATCAGCTGGTTGTAGTGATTGAAATGGCCTGCAGGGGCGTGCATAAATACCAGGGCATGATTGCTGCCGGTTTCGGAGAAGGCGAACAGGCGTTTTACTTCCGCATTGCTCTCCAGGTAGGCGGCTATCTGCTCTATGGTTTTATACTGGAACAAGAGGTTGCTGGGCAGCTGGTAGTGCAGCTGCTGGCGTATCAGGGCGATGACCTTGATGGCCGCCAGCGAGTGGCCGCCCAGGGCAAAGAAGTCGTCGGTAACGCCAACCTCGGACATTTTTAAGATGTTTTTCCAGATCCCGGCCAGTTGCCGCTCCAGCGGGGTACGCGGCGCGACTATCTCGTGCTGATCCGCCTGTTCCGCCTGAGCCAGCAGCTGCTTGCGGTCAATTTTACCGTTCGAGGTAAAGGGGAATTGCTTCACCGGGTAGATGAAGGCGGGCACCATATAGGCAGGCAGGTACTGGCTTAAGTAGCTGATGATCTCGTCCTGTGCCGGTTGCTTGTCCGACTCGGGAATAACAAAGGCGAGCAGTTTCGCGGTTTCTCCCTGGCCGCGTATTTGCAGGCTGGCCTGACTGATATCCTGGTGTTGGGTCAGCAGCAGCTGGACTTCTTCCAGCGCCAGGCGGAAACCGCGGATTTTCACCTGGTGATCGGCCCGGCCTATGATGCGGATGCCGCCATCGGCATGACGGATCGCCAGATCGCCGCTGCGGTACATTTTCTGTCCCGTGATAAAGGGGTCATCCAGGTAAACTTTGTCGGTAAGCTCTGTGTCTTTGAGATAACCCCGGGTGACGCCCGGTCCGCCGATATAAAGCTCGGCCAGCTGGCCGCTGATGGCCGGTTGCTGGTTGTTATCCAGCAGGTATACCCGGTTGTCCCCTAAAGGAGAGGTCAGCAGGTCATAGCCGCTGTTGATATCCACTTCCCCCATCAGGACCCCGACTGTGGTTTCTGTCGGGCCGTAATGGTTATATACCCGGCAAGTTAAACCTAACTGTTGTAATTGCGTTAACAGGCTGCTGCTGATGCCTTCGCCGCCCAGTACCAGTGCCTGTTTAGGCAGGATATGGCTTTGCTCGCCGCATAGCAGGGCTTCGAGGTGGGAAGGGACGATTTTCAGGGCATCCAGCGGGTGTTGTTCACAGTAACGGGCCAATGCCTGGCCGTCGTGGGCCTGTTCGCCATTTAGCAGGTGCAGGCAGCCGCCCGTCAGCCAGGCGGGGAATAACATGGTATTGCCCAAGTCGGCGATCAGGGATGAAATCAAGCCATAGTGTCCCTGTGCTGGCAGGTTCAGTTGTTTAACCGCAGCCAGGCTGTAATGGCTTAATTGCCTGTGTTCAACCAGTACGCCTTTAGGCTGGCCGGTAGAGCCTGAGGTGTACAGCACATAGGCCAGGTGTTCCGGGTTTATGGCCGGAGTTTGCAGCTCAAGTGTGCCGTCTTTGGCTTTTTCGTTTAGCTGCTGCGGGCTGATAATATTTTTGCCGGTTAAGTTATCCAGTTCAGTGATCACTACCACAGGATCGGCATCATCGATAATTTGCTGCAGCCTGGCCTGGGGTTGCTCGGGGTCTAACGGCAGGTATGCCGCCCCTGATTTTAATACCGCCAGCATAGCCACAAGAAATTCGTCGCTGCGGGGGAAGCATAAGGCGACTATGCTTTCACTACCTGCACCCGACTCCTGTAATACGGCGGCATAAGCGTCGCTGAGGCGGTCCAGCTCGCCGTAGGTGTAGCAGTTGTCGCCGTCACGCAAGGCGGGGGCGTCAGGTGTTTGCCCGGCCTGGGTTTTAAACAGGCTTACCAGGTTTTCCTGGGGTTGTGCTGCTGCCGGTGTTACCGCCAGTTCTTCATCCGGCAGTAAGCATTTAAGTTGTGCCAGCGGGGTTCTCGGGGCAGCCAGGGCTGCCGCCAGCAATAACTGGTAATGCTCCAGCAGGCGCTGCATTGTCTGGGCGCTGTATAAACCGGTTTGATAATTCAGGGTTAAACCGCCGTCGCCGGAGTTGGTCTGGGTATACTGCAACAGGAGTTCGCTGCCTGTCGGCAAGCCAGAGCTGATCATGTCATCAAGCTGTTCCTGCTGGTGCCAGAAAAAACCGGCCTGTTTGGCTGCCGGGTTTTGCTCGTCAATAACGCTGACGTATTCCTGGTATTCCAGCATTTCTTCAAATAAGGGCACCAGGCCGCGGCTGGCGCCTTCGAGATCACAGCTGTTTAACTGGTAGAAAGGCAAAGGCAGCGGACGGGTAAAGAGGCCGAGGCAGGATTCGAACTCTTCGTAATCAAGGCGGCAGTCATGGAAATAGTTTAACTGGAGTTCGTCATGGCCGTTGAGTTTGCTCAGCAGGGCCGCCCAAACCACCAGGGCGATTTGTTGCGGCGCGCAGTCGAATTCTCCGGCGGCCAGCAGCAGGGCTTGCTGCAGAGGCTGCGACATGTTGTGCGATAAGCTGGCATAACCGGCCTGGTCAGCGGCAGGGCTGTCGCCCTTGCCTTGCTGCTCGACCAACCTGGCGCCCGGCAGGGCGGGCAGGTTGAGGTTGCGCCAATAGCTGATGCCGGCCTCGGCTTCTTCATCGCTGAGCAGTTCATTGATCCACTGGCTGTACTCCTGGTACTGCAGTTCGACTTCTTCCAGCGGCGAATAGGGATCGGCAATCAGGTCGCGGATGCGGGCACAGCTGTACTCATCCAGGGTCAGGGACGAACCGGCGAGCAAGATGCTGAGTTCTTCCCCCTGGTACCAGTACCAGGCCAGCAAATGCGGCTGTTGCCCGGCAAAGACCTGTTTTGCCTCCTGCTCAGCCGCCTGTTTGTCAAGCGGTTGTTCACAGACTCGGAAGGCCAGTCTGGGGGCCTGTACCTGGGCCCGGGTGACGCTAAGGTCTGCGGGAACATCGTAATAGCTGGCAAGCGCCTGATGGTTTTCCATTAGTTGCAGCAGCCTTTGTTCCTGCTGCCCGGCTGTGCTTGCTGGCGCCAGAGCGGCTGGCAGGCTCAGCCAAAAATAACGTACCTCAGCGGTTTTGCCGTTGATAAGTTGCTGTTGATGGCTTAATGCTTCACCTAAGTCAGTGCCGGGATTTTGCCATAAACTCATAATACTGCTTCCTTAACCTTGTCTTTATTCGCTTGGGTTTCATTTGTTAATACCTGGCTGTCCAGGGCTTTGCCGGTATGTTTTGCCTGTAGCGGCGGGACTGAAAGGGTTTCTCCCGGCTGGTAGATATCACCCATGGCCACAGCAATTTTTCGCTTGCCTTCAAAGGGATCCCTGGCATGGGCGGCCAGCATGTTGTCTACCATAACCACATCGCCTTTTTGCCAGTCGAACCTGACGGCGCAGGCTTCATAAAGTTCGCTGATCAAATCAACCACTTCCTGCTCCAGGGGTTCCATGTCGCCGTAACAGACATTTCTCGGCAGGTTATCCAAGCCGCCGCTGGTTAATAAGTGCTGCTGTACATCCGCTTCCAGGAAGCTGAAGTGGTGCAGCTGGATCTGGTTAAAGAAGCTTTTTTCTCCCGTCACCGGATGGGTGATCACCGCAGGGCATACCTGGCTGATCCTCAGGTTGTCTTCCCCGTACCAGGTGTAGTCGATGTTATTCTGCTGGCATAGGGCTTCAACCGTGGCCCTGTCTTCTGTTTTGAAGAAATGCTGCCAGCTGACGTCCAGCCCGGAGAAGTTGCGGACATAACACAGGTGTTTTTGTTCCAGCTTTTCCCGGATATTTTCCGGCAGGCGCTGGTACATTTCCCGGCAATCGACGATCGGCGTATGTCCGCCCACAGGTGACGGCTGGCTGCAGTAGAACCACTGGCGTCTCGGCCAGCGGTGCTGGTGGGAGCTTTCATTGTGATACATGATCATTTGATCTTCGGGGTAAGGCGTTGATTTATAAATCTTACTGCCGATGTCGTTTTTTGGCAGATCTCCGTACATGGCATAAAGCTCAGGGTAGATGGCGACGCAGAATTGCTCGAATTCCAGTTCCGTCGGCAGGTTAAAGCCCCGGAACACTATGCCGGCATGTACTTCCAGCCAGGACAGGATCTGCTGCTGGTTTTGTCTGGCCCAGCTCAGGGGATCCAGGCTCGGGTTGTGGCATTGAACCAGCAGAGGGAATGGGCGCTCCGGGTTGAGGGGAGCAGCCGTGACCTGGGGTTTTTCTGAAACGGTTTTCAGTTTTTTCATTTTACTGAGTTTGCTCAATTTGCCTGTTTTCTTTGAGCTGACGGCCGTGTTGGACATCTTGGTGCTTTCCTCTTTAGCTTTAGATAAGGCTTTTAGCGGGGTTTCCGGCTTGGCGACTATTTGTGCCAGCACTTGCAGAAATTCATCCCTTAAGGCCTCTATAGTGTTTTTATTAAATAAACCTGTGCGGTAGACCCAGTTAAAGCTGAGTTCTGCCGTTTGGTCTCCCTGATTGGCGTTCTTGTCATCAGCAAGGGCTTCATTGGCAAAAAGGGCCATATCGAATTTTGAATGCTGCTGGCGCGGGGTGACGGCTTTCACCGTCAGCCCGTCAAGCCGGCGTTCGCTGTCCGGGGTATTTTGCATAACAAACAGCGCCTGGATTAACGGGTGTACCCCGGGTGTTCTTTGCGGCTGCAACGCCTCGACCATGCGGTCAAACGGCAACATCTGGTGTTCAAAGCCAGACAAACAGGTGTGACGGACGCTTTGCAGGTATTCGCTGAACCTCTGGGTGGCCTTGGGTCTGAAACGCAGCGGCAGCAGGTTGATGAAAAAGCCGATAACTTTTTCCAGCTGGCCGTGGTCGCGGTTTGCCACATCTGTGCCTATCACCACATCCTGCGACTGGCTGTTGTTGTGCAGTACAGTGCTGTAGGCCGCCATCAGCAGCATAAACAAGGAGCATTGCTGCTGTGTGGCCAGTTGGGTTAACTGTGCGGTCAGCGGGGCCGGTACCGTGAAGCTGACTACGTCGCCGCGGGTGTCCGCCTGCTGTACTCTTTGATGATCGAAGGGCAGCGCCAGCTGGGCCGGTATGCCGGTCAGGGTTTTGCGCCAGTAATCCAGGCTAAGGCTTTGCTGCTTGCGGATCTGGTCGTTATTTTGCCAGGCGGCATAATCCAGGTAGTCTACCTCTGGCTTTTCCAGCGAGACCTGATGCTGATCAAGCGATTGCTGGTAGGCCAGGATCAGGTCGTCGATTAGCAGGCTCATGGACCAGGCATCCGAGGCGATATGGTGTTGTACCAGCTGGCAGAAATAGGTTTCTTCATCCGTCTGGTACAGGTACAGCCTCAACGGCGACTCGCTGGTCAGATCGAAGGCGGTAGCGGCATTTTCTTCGGTTAATGCCTCTATTTCCCCGGCTTTTTCCCTGAGGTCGATAAAGCTAAATGCCGGCACCAGCTCAGGGTTTAGCTTTTGTGCCGCTTCACCTTCATGGGCATGGTAGGTGACCCGTAACATTTCGTGCTTTTCACTGACGGCAAGCACGGCCTGTTTCATGGCGGCAACAGAGACACTGCCCTGTAATCGCACCTGGGTTTGCATATTGAAGCTGGCATCGGATACATCCAGCTGCTGCATAAACCAGATCCTTTTCTGGGCATCGGACAGCGGCATAAGCTCATGGCGCTCGGCCACAGGGATCTGCTGATACTGGCTGACCTGCAGCAGCTTGGCCTGCTCCGACAGCACAGGATGCTCAAACAGGGTTTGCAGCGGCAGGTTGAGGTTTTCCCGGTTCAGCCGGGCTTTTAGCCGGGCGGCAAGCAGGGAGTGACCGCCGAGGGTAAAGAAGTTGTCGCTGGCCTTGATAAAATCGACCTTAAGCAACTCCTGCCAGATGG
This genomic window from Thalassomonas viridans contains:
- a CDS encoding non-ribosomal peptide synthetase, with translation MSLWQNPGTDLGEALSHQQQLINGKTAEVRYFWLSLPAALAPASTAGQQEQRLLQLMENHQALASYYDVPADLSVTRAQVQAPRLAFRVCEQPLDKQAAEQEAKQVFAGQQPHLLAWYWYQGEELSILLAGSSLTLDEYSCARIRDLIADPYSPLEEVELQYQEYSQWINELLSDEEAEAGISYWRNLNLPALPGARLVEQQGKGDSPAADQAGYASLSHNMSQPLQQALLLAAGEFDCAPQQIALVVWAALLSKLNGHDELQLNYFHDCRLDYEEFESCLGLFTRPLPLPFYQLNSCDLEGASRGLVPLFEEMLEYQEYVSVIDEQNPAAKQAGFFWHQQEQLDDMISSGLPTGSELLLQYTQTNSGDGGLTLNYQTGLYSAQTMQRLLEHYQLLLAAALAAPRTPLAQLKCLLPDEELAVTPAAAQPQENLVSLFKTQAGQTPDAPALRDGDNCYTYGELDRLSDAYAAVLQESGAGSESIVALCFPRSDEFLVAMLAVLKSGAAYLPLDPEQPQARLQQIIDDADPVVVITELDNLTGKNIISPQQLNEKAKDGTLELQTPAINPEHLAYVLYTSGSTGQPKGVLVEHRQLSHYSLAAVKQLNLPAQGHYGLISSLIADLGNTMLFPAWLTGGCLHLLNGEQAHDGQALARYCEQHPLDALKIVPSHLEALLCGEQSHILPKQALVLGGEGISSSLLTQLQQLGLTCRVYNHYGPTETTVGVLMGEVDINSGYDLLTSPLGDNRVYLLDNNQQPAISGQLAELYIGGPGVTRGYLKDTELTDKVYLDDPFITGQKMYRSGDLAIRHADGGIRIIGRADHQVKIRGFRLALEEVQLLLTQHQDISQASLQIRGQGETAKLLAFVIPESDKQPAQDEIISYLSQYLPAYMVPAFIYPVKQFPFTSNGKIDRKQLLAQAEQADQHEIVAPRTPLERQLAGIWKNILKMSEVGVTDDFFALGGHSLAAIKVIALIRQQLHYQLPSNLLFQYKTIEQIAAYLESNAEVKRLFAFSETGSNHALVFMHAPAGHFNHYNQLINGLKNETDVYGLFPDPQRILNTASGQLEQLLDDYIKHLLPLKSRKLILAGWSLAGRHMVLLADKMKALGFTVSTVAVIDYDPTQTLNVSDDASQLISDFSDYLAAESIDLPEQDFTGITSELAGSYQEAMQQLLQHPLTARLISSDISTQELEQQFMMRWCLKQHFYQAEIPVISTPLWVWRGNTHKAPLNTWQAYTSSGMQGWEIDADHHSILAHKDLLSQFRLNIQALNGQSPADKAEPEQITAQAETIS